One window of Psychrobacillus sp. FSL H8-0483 genomic DNA carries:
- a CDS encoding proline racemase family protein, producing MIIKKVYTTVDVHVAGEPLRIITDGLPEIKGDTQLERRAYCMENLDYIREVLMLEPRGHHGMYGCIITPPASPHADFGVLFMHNEGWSTMCGHGIVGVITMGIETGRFIVTEENQKFVIDSPAGEIIAYARCNGSVVEAVSFENVPSFVLEKDMQVSIDGYEFTVDVSFGGAFYAVVKSTELDLKVNTKDLPAIQKWGTKIKRYIEDKLEVVHPLESGLRGIYGVIFSDDPVAENADLRNVTIFADEQIDRSPCGTGTCARLASLYAHGELEVKGSFVHESITDGQFIGEILEISKVAGYEAIIPKVTGEAFLTGFHQFLVDPQDTLPRGFLLEEI from the coding sequence ATGATTATTAAAAAAGTATACACAACGGTTGATGTCCATGTTGCAGGTGAACCATTACGAATTATTACTGACGGGTTACCAGAAATTAAAGGAGATACGCAATTAGAGCGACGAGCTTATTGCATGGAAAATCTTGATTATATCAGAGAAGTACTGATGCTTGAACCGAGGGGACATCATGGAATGTACGGATGTATCATAACGCCTCCAGCAAGTCCTCATGCAGATTTCGGTGTGCTATTTATGCACAATGAAGGATGGAGTACAATGTGTGGGCATGGAATTGTGGGCGTGATTACAATGGGGATCGAAACAGGACGGTTCATCGTGACAGAAGAAAATCAGAAATTTGTGATTGATAGTCCTGCAGGGGAAATCATAGCTTATGCAAGGTGTAACGGCTCTGTTGTGGAAGCGGTTTCTTTTGAAAACGTGCCGTCGTTTGTATTAGAAAAAGACATGCAGGTAAGTATTGATGGATACGAGTTTACTGTAGATGTATCATTTGGAGGCGCGTTCTATGCAGTTGTTAAAAGTACAGAGTTGGATTTGAAAGTAAATACAAAAGATTTACCAGCAATACAGAAATGGGGAACAAAAATTAAGCGATATATTGAAGACAAATTAGAAGTGGTTCATCCCCTTGAAAGTGGTCTTCGCGGAATCTATGGTGTAATTTTTTCAGATGATCCAGTTGCGGAAAATGCAGATTTGCGCAATGTTACAATCTTTGCGGATGAGCAAATCGACCGCTCGCCTTGTGGTACAGGCACGTGTGCAAGACTAGCATCACTTTATGCACATGGGGAATTGGAGGTCAAGGGTAGCTTTGTCCACGAAAGCATCACAGACGGCCAATTCATCGGAGAAATTTTGGAGATTAGCAAAGTAGCGGGGTATGAAGCAATCATTCCAAAAGTTACAGGAGAAGCTTTCTTAACAGGATTTCACCAATTTTTAGTAGATCCACAAGACACATTACCAAGAGGTTTTTTATTGGAAGAGATTTAG
- a CDS encoding FAD-dependent oxidoreductase has translation MNKVIIIGAGPAGLSAAITIAESGHSVLVIDEYMKAGGRLLGQLYEEPNGNWWNGIKESQKLLDKAVDLGVQIILHTPVSNIESINGLWRIYTEDEVYLTSHLLIATGAAETPLPIPGWTLPGVMSVGAAQVMTNVQRVKPGDRGVIIGVNVLSSAIAMELKLADIDVACITLPKMNTVTEKSGNPLDVMNSLLHLSHMAPSTFVKLGSKLMKNDLLKKMGITFYPKNGVKMWDIPIMLRKAVTEIYGDGAVEGVKIATISTAGEIIPGTEEKIKADFVCIAGGLYPLAELAAVAGCPFYHIEELGGYVPLHNERMETTLPGLYVAGNITGIEGAKVAMSQGITAGLAIINSKDGGQQEDKLKEAVNFIEQTRNKAHIQFHPEVKVGKQKLQKYWNEYLISVKNKVHN, from the coding sequence ATGAATAAAGTCATCATTATCGGTGCAGGCCCTGCAGGCTTATCCGCTGCAATTACAATTGCTGAAAGTGGACATAGTGTCCTAGTCATCGATGAGTATATGAAGGCGGGCGGAAGGTTATTAGGTCAACTTTACGAAGAACCAAATGGTAATTGGTGGAATGGGATAAAAGAATCTCAAAAACTATTGGATAAAGCAGTAGATTTAGGGGTACAAATTATATTACATACACCTGTATCCAATATCGAAAGCATCAATGGCTTATGGAGAATCTATACAGAAGACGAAGTTTACCTCACATCTCACTTGTTGATTGCTACTGGTGCTGCGGAAACACCATTACCTATTCCAGGGTGGACCCTACCTGGTGTAATGTCTGTCGGAGCAGCTCAAGTTATGACCAATGTACAGCGGGTAAAACCAGGAGATCGGGGAGTCATTATAGGGGTCAATGTCCTCTCCTCCGCAATCGCAATGGAATTGAAACTAGCAGATATTGATGTTGCATGTATCACTTTACCGAAAATGAATACTGTGACTGAAAAATCCGGTAATCCATTAGATGTAATGAATTCACTGTTACACTTGTCCCATATGGCACCATCTACTTTTGTAAAATTAGGAAGCAAACTAATGAAAAATGATTTATTGAAAAAAATGGGTATTACTTTTTATCCGAAAAATGGGGTCAAAATGTGGGATATTCCTATTATGCTTCGTAAAGCTGTCACCGAAATCTATGGAGATGGAGCGGTCGAAGGTGTTAAAATTGCTACAATCAGTACTGCGGGAGAAATTATCCCTGGGACCGAAGAAAAAATTAAAGCAGACTTCGTTTGTATTGCAGGTGGATTGTACCCACTAGCAGAGCTAGCGGCTGTGGCGGGATGTCCATTCTACCATATCGAGGAATTAGGCGGTTATGTTCCTCTTCATAACGAACGGATGGAAACTACTTTGCCAGGACTATATGTTGCAGGCAATATTACGGGAATTGAAGGTGCAAAAGTTGCAATGAGTCAAGGTATCACCGCTGGACTTGCAATCATCAATAGCAAGGATGGCGGTCAACAAGAAGACAAGCTCAAAGAAGCAGTTAACTTCATTGAACAGACACGAAACAAAGCGCATATTCAATTCCATCCTGAAGTTAAAGTAGGTAAACAGAAGTTACAGAAATATTGGAATGAATATTTAATTTCAGTGAAAAATAAAGTGCACAATTAG
- a CDS encoding (2Fe-2S)-binding protein yields MTKRIIHHPVLGTIDEADTVFFTFDNHKYQALRNESIAAALMVNGVRTLRHHEESGTPRGIYCNIGHCFECRVTVDGKQGMRACLTPVQEGMAVTSGGKLLTSVRDWRSQNE; encoded by the coding sequence ATGACAAAAAGAATTATTCATCATCCTGTACTTGGTACAATAGATGAAGCTGATACTGTTTTCTTCACATTTGATAATCATAAGTACCAAGCATTGCGTAACGAATCTATCGCGGCAGCTTTGATGGTAAACGGGGTTCGGACACTTAGACATCATGAGGAAAGCGGAACGCCTCGTGGGATATACTGCAATATTGGACATTGTTTTGAATGCCGTGTCACTGTTGACGGAAAACAAGGGATGAGGGCTTGTCTAACACCAGTCCAAGAAGGTATGGCTGTCACAAGTGGTGGAAAGCTTTTGACATCAGTACGCGACTGGAGGTCACAAAATGAATAA
- a CDS encoding (2Fe-2S)-binding protein → MTEKEMIICRCEEVTYGQLVETAKKFSCSSRELKLRTRAGMGYCGGRTCRIAVDSIALSTTNRDVSQITLKYQPPIRPISFGKLGDVTK, encoded by the coding sequence ATGACGGAAAAAGAAATGATTATTTGCAGATGTGAAGAAGTAACGTACGGACAATTAGTAGAAACAGCAAAAAAATTTAGTTGTTCGTCAAGAGAATTGAAGCTGCGGACACGTGCCGGTATGGGTTATTGTGGCGGTAGAACATGCCGTATTGCAGTCGATAGCATTGCTCTTTCTACTACTAATAGAGATGTTTCTCAAATTACTTTGAAATATCAACCACCTATTCGTCCAATTAGTTTCGGCAAGTTAGGGGATGTGACAAAATGA
- a CDS encoding sigma 54-interacting transcriptional regulator: MNFAYQLLEKVMDKEFIVIDSLIDLITLTKIVKQTSPKKIFINIENTVQHIYFSESTGELVYKPCLVLPVTSHLEKVVSKLTLDNYVLLSNDENTFVGYVNTEVISKNLLNQYEQIQAYLNTILQTIDESCTVIDRDANVVFWTKGAEKIFSVKEQEIIGKPITEFFSTEQLEILNTLKTGSSVYHNQHHARNDLVVMINSNPVYYNGEIIGAVVSETDITSQILLNNELYLTSERLFTLEEEVRKTLPTANPFNNIKGSSQALKQTLTIVEKAAKTNASVLIYGESGVGKELFAKAIHNLREEAKAPFVAINCGAIPSGLFESEIFGYEKGAFTGADQRGKKGKVELARGGTLFLDEIGEMPLDMQVKILRLLQEKRFYTVGGTKEIEADFRVVAATNRDLKELVKDGKFREDLYYRLNVVNIKVPPLRDRIEDIIELTHYFLFEISVKYNRPIHGISQTVMQTLLKYSWPGNIRELKNVVERLVVFSENGNIKTEDLPIEMEGISNSSNPVSSSIPIQLTVDENLSLDNQLQQYEKTILLRELNKVNGNKLLCAKNLEITRATLYNRMNKLGIK; the protein is encoded by the coding sequence ATGAACTTTGCATATCAACTACTTGAAAAAGTAATGGATAAAGAATTTATTGTCATTGATTCTCTAATCGATTTGATTACATTAACGAAGATAGTTAAACAAACCTCTCCAAAAAAAATTTTTATCAATATCGAGAACACGGTTCAACATATTTACTTTTCAGAATCAACAGGAGAACTGGTTTATAAACCATGTCTAGTCTTACCTGTTACTAGTCACTTGGAAAAAGTAGTATCCAAGCTTACGTTGGATAACTATGTATTACTGTCGAACGACGAAAACACTTTTGTCGGGTATGTAAATACTGAGGTCATCTCTAAAAACCTTTTAAACCAATACGAACAAATACAAGCCTATTTGAACACTATTCTACAAACAATTGATGAGTCTTGTACTGTCATTGATCGAGATGCAAATGTAGTGTTTTGGACAAAGGGAGCAGAAAAAATATTCTCCGTGAAAGAGCAGGAAATTATCGGCAAGCCCATTACTGAATTTTTCAGTACTGAACAATTAGAGATCTTAAATACACTAAAAACAGGCTCATCCGTTTATCACAACCAACATCATGCACGAAATGATCTTGTAGTAATGATTAATTCAAATCCGGTTTATTATAATGGTGAAATTATAGGAGCTGTCGTTTCAGAAACGGATATCACAAGCCAAATTCTCTTGAATAATGAACTGTACCTGACTTCTGAAAGATTATTTACTTTAGAAGAAGAAGTTCGAAAGACTTTACCAACAGCAAATCCTTTCAATAACATTAAAGGAAGTAGCCAAGCTTTAAAACAGACCTTGACGATAGTTGAAAAAGCAGCCAAGACTAATGCAAGTGTCCTTATTTACGGGGAGAGTGGTGTGGGTAAAGAGTTATTTGCGAAAGCCATTCATAACTTACGAGAAGAAGCTAAAGCTCCATTCGTAGCGATCAATTGTGGAGCTATTCCGAGCGGTTTATTTGAAAGTGAAATATTCGGTTATGAAAAAGGAGCCTTTACTGGAGCAGATCAAAGAGGAAAGAAAGGAAAAGTCGAGTTGGCTCGAGGAGGGACTCTATTCCTTGATGAAATTGGTGAGATGCCATTGGATATGCAAGTAAAAATTTTACGCCTTCTTCAAGAAAAACGATTTTACACAGTCGGTGGAACAAAGGAAATAGAAGCAGATTTCAGAGTAGTAGCAGCGACAAACCGGGATCTAAAGGAACTAGTTAAAGACGGGAAATTCAGAGAAGATCTATATTACCGCTTAAATGTCGTTAATATTAAAGTGCCACCACTTCGAGATCGAATTGAAGACATTATTGAATTGACTCACTACTTCCTATTTGAAATTTCAGTTAAATACAACCGCCCTATCCATGGTATTTCTCAAACGGTCATGCAGACACTACTAAAGTATTCTTGGCCAGGAAATATTCGAGAATTGAAAAATGTAGTGGAACGATTGGTCGTATTTTCTGAAAACGGGAATATTAAAACAGAAGATCTTCCAATCGAAATGGAAGGAATCTCGAATTCTTCAAACCCAGTATCAAGTTCTATTCCTATTCAGCTAACAGTTGATGAGAATCTTTCTTTAGACAATCAATTACAACAGTATGAGAAGACCATCCTTTTACGAGAATTAAATAAAGTAAATGGAAACAAACTTTTATGTGCCAAAAATTTAGAAATCACTCGCGCGACCCTTTACAATAGAATGAATAAATTGGGCATTAAATAA
- a CDS encoding FAD-dependent oxidoreductase: protein MQHRDIVVIGGGIIGAAIAYYGSKAGLEITVLEKNEMASGTSSRCDGNILAIDKDPGFDSQMSLKSQQLVHELDRDLDISFEYRNPGSILVCESDAEMEAANLWVKRQQAAGLDFNMLDREDLRNESKYFADDLYGGLECKTDSTVNPYMLTYSMFYSAEKHGARIHTNTEVKNMKKETSGKFTIETNNGTFSANKVVNAGGVWAAKIGEMLELDIPIVPRKGQLIVASRQQPVGLRKVMEFGYLISKFGGERLVDPMTEKYGVALVFEPTEAQNFLIGSSRQFDGFNTRVNHEVIQYIAKRAIRFYPKIEDMTVIRTYSGLRPWTEDHLPIISQVDHIPGYYIAAGHEGDGISLAAVTGKLIEEMLSERETCIPIEPLQLARFKERGKTNEIPTCVYNY from the coding sequence ATTCAACATCGAGATATTGTTGTGATTGGAGGCGGGATTATCGGTGCTGCAATTGCCTATTATGGATCGAAAGCAGGATTAGAAATAACAGTATTAGAAAAGAACGAAATGGCTAGCGGGACTTCATCTAGATGTGATGGGAATATACTAGCGATTGATAAAGATCCTGGCTTTGATAGTCAAATGTCATTAAAAAGTCAACAGCTTGTCCACGAATTAGACAGAGATTTGGATATCTCATTTGAATACCGCAACCCTGGTAGTATTTTAGTTTGCGAGAGCGATGCTGAAATGGAAGCAGCGAATCTATGGGTCAAACGACAGCAAGCGGCTGGTTTAGATTTTAATATGTTAGACCGTGAAGATCTTCGTAATGAGTCCAAGTACTTTGCGGACGATTTATATGGGGGGTTAGAGTGTAAAACAGATTCGACAGTCAATCCATATATGCTAACATACTCGATGTTTTACAGTGCTGAAAAACACGGGGCTAGAATTCACACTAATACAGAAGTAAAAAATATGAAGAAAGAGACTTCGGGGAAATTTACCATTGAAACAAATAATGGAACATTTAGTGCCAATAAAGTAGTTAATGCTGGTGGGGTGTGGGCAGCGAAAATCGGAGAAATGTTGGAGTTGGACATTCCCATTGTCCCTAGAAAAGGACAATTGATAGTGGCTTCGAGACAGCAGCCAGTTGGTCTTCGAAAGGTGATGGAATTTGGTTATCTGATTTCCAAATTCGGAGGAGAAAGATTAGTTGATCCGATGACAGAAAAATATGGGGTTGCACTCGTATTTGAACCGACAGAAGCCCAAAACTTTCTTATTGGAAGCAGTCGTCAATTTGATGGCTTTAATACGAGAGTCAATCATGAAGTCATCCAGTATATAGCCAAACGAGCTATCCGTTTTTATCCGAAAATAGAGGATATGACAGTTATCCGCACATATTCCGGATTAAGACCTTGGACGGAAGACCACTTGCCAATTATTTCTCAAGTCGATCACATACCAGGTTACTATATCGCAGCAGGTCATGAAGGAGATGGTATTAGTTTAGCTGCGGTAACAGGGAAGTTGATAGAAGAAATGCTGAGTGAAAGAGAAACTTGCATTCCAATTGAACCACTACAGCTTGCCCGTTTTAAAGAGAGGGGAAAAACTAATGAAATACCAACGTGTGTTTACAACTATTGA
- a CDS encoding proline racemase family protein yields MKYQRVFTTIDTHTGGNPTRTLISGLPSLKGNTMSEKMLYMEKHFDWIRKFLMNEPRGHGVMSGALMTDPCHPDADVGVIYIETGGYLPMCGHDTIGFCTALVEAGLIEVFEPITNIKVDTPAGLINVDIKVVDGKVKEVTFVNVPSFLLKSIEIEVEGIGHVECDIAYGGNFYGIIDARKLGIPLVEKNATNIINKGIDIRNAINAVEEIVHPEFPFINGLTHIEFFTDPSHPEADLKNTVIVPPGGIDRSPCGTGTSAKLATLYKKKELDINELFVYESIVGTLFKARVLEETKVKDLDAVIPEITGSAWIMGMHRFFYNKKDPLSEGFLLIPPMDHSFAKEGV; encoded by the coding sequence ATGAAATACCAACGTGTGTTTACAACTATTGATACACATACCGGAGGGAATCCAACAAGGACACTTATCAGCGGATTACCATCATTAAAAGGAAACACCATGTCAGAGAAAATGTTGTACATGGAGAAACATTTTGATTGGATTAGAAAGTTTTTAATGAACGAGCCCCGTGGTCACGGTGTCATGTCTGGTGCTTTAATGACAGATCCTTGTCATCCAGATGCAGATGTAGGTGTTATTTATATAGAAACGGGTGGTTATTTACCAATGTGCGGTCACGATACGATAGGTTTTTGCACTGCACTAGTGGAGGCTGGATTAATCGAAGTATTTGAACCTATCACCAATATAAAAGTGGACACCCCGGCAGGACTTATTAATGTGGATATAAAAGTAGTCGACGGAAAAGTGAAAGAAGTGACGTTTGTAAACGTACCTTCCTTTTTATTGAAATCCATTGAAATTGAGGTTGAAGGCATTGGACACGTGGAATGCGATATCGCTTATGGTGGTAATTTTTATGGAATTATCGATGCGCGAAAACTTGGTATTCCACTCGTTGAGAAAAATGCAACAAATATTATTAATAAAGGAATTGACATCCGTAATGCTATTAATGCTGTAGAGGAAATTGTGCATCCAGAGTTTCCGTTTATCAATGGTTTGACACATATCGAATTTTTCACGGATCCTAGTCACCCTGAAGCAGACTTGAAAAATACTGTAATTGTACCACCTGGCGGAATTGACCGTTCACCATGTGGAACAGGGACCTCTGCCAAGTTAGCAACACTTTATAAGAAAAAGGAACTCGATATTAATGAACTATTTGTCTACGAAAGTATTGTAGGCACACTGTTCAAGGCACGTGTTCTCGAGGAAACGAAGGTGAAAGATCTAGATGCAGTCATTCCAGAAATAACTGGGTCCGCTTGGATTATGGGGATGCATCGTTTCTTTTACAATAAAAAGGATCCTTTAAGTGAAGGGTTTCTTCTCATTCCCCCAATGGACCATTCATTTGCGAAAGAAGGTGTTTAA
- a CDS encoding proline racemase family protein → MNIEKLFCSIDTHVGGEAFRIVIQSSIALIGNNVQSNQKDLANNFENEKKLLLNEPRGHRGMNGCIIAPSKAADFQLLFFNHECANDFKYEALFAATTALIETGNLKRTANDSYNVETMNGIYTIHANVENQEVISIYLEGISCSVIASSQDSIEVSLDASRKYLIYPLPNTISGIELDQLAAISNWGIAKTSELIQENIDFNGVILVEEFSDKVRSVTFEKDGYILRSPGIDSTCAIHTSINLTESKYEIENESIFGSSLTTKLQCENESIFSIKAVPFVTGSHEFIFDTEDPLKEGFILV, encoded by the coding sequence GTGAACATTGAAAAGTTGTTCTGTTCTATTGATACACATGTAGGGGGAGAAGCATTTCGGATAGTTATTCAATCTTCGATAGCTCTTATAGGGAATAATGTTCAGTCCAATCAAAAAGATTTGGCAAATAACTTTGAAAATGAAAAAAAACTTCTATTAAACGAACCTCGTGGCCACCGAGGCATGAATGGTTGTATCATAGCTCCATCAAAAGCAGCGGACTTTCAATTATTATTTTTCAACCATGAATGTGCTAACGATTTTAAGTATGAGGCATTATTTGCAGCTACAACCGCTCTAATTGAAACTGGAAATCTCAAAAGAACTGCGAATGATTCCTATAATGTAGAAACGATGAATGGGATTTATACAATACACGCAAATGTTGAAAACCAAGAAGTGATTTCCATTTATTTAGAGGGCATTTCCTGTTCTGTAATCGCATCCAGTCAAGATTCGATAGAAGTTTCATTGGACGCTTCAAGAAAATATCTGATATATCCATTGCCTAATACCATATCGGGAATTGAGTTAGACCAATTGGCAGCTATCAGTAATTGGGGTATTGCTAAGACATCAGAACTAATTCAAGAAAATATCGATTTTAATGGAGTTATTCTTGTGGAAGAATTTTCGGATAAAGTTCGTTCTGTTACTTTTGAAAAAGATGGTTATATACTGCGTTCACCTGGAATTGATAGTACATGTGCAATTCATACTTCAATTAATTTAACTGAATCAAAGTATGAAATTGAAAATGAAAGCATTTTTGGCAGTTCACTAACAACAAAGTTGCAATGTGAGAATGAATCTATTTTTTCCATTAAAGCAGTACCCTTTGTCACTGGGTCACATGAATTCATTTTTGATACCGAAGATCCATTAAAAGAAGGATTTATCTTAGTTTGA
- the dapA gene encoding 4-hydroxy-tetrahydrodipicolinate synthase gives MVKLEGVFPVLVTPMLNQEEIDWNGFCNNIEHFIEEGVAGIAINGSTGEFVSLTKEERFKAVEVAVNQINGRIPLIVGTAAETTADAIEYTQQAEQAGADAALLINSYYAHPKENEIYAHFKAVAESVKFPIMIYNNPFTSGVDISTETILQVGRDVENITHIKESSGGIGKVRDIARQGEGFIKVFCGSEDLAMESFLVGATGWISVSGNIVPGLVTAMYNHVQNGEMDKAWALYDQLLPLCEYLEGSGKYVQIAKRAMELKGCAGGPCRLPRLPLSEEEDAKLKELMAGLGVLRD, from the coding sequence ATGGTAAAATTAGAAGGCGTTTTTCCGGTACTTGTTACACCAATGTTAAATCAAGAGGAAATTGATTGGAATGGTTTCTGTAATAATATTGAACATTTTATTGAAGAAGGTGTAGCAGGGATTGCGATTAATGGTAGTACAGGAGAGTTTGTCAGCTTGACGAAAGAAGAGCGTTTTAAAGCAGTTGAAGTTGCGGTTAACCAAATAAACGGCCGTATTCCACTGATAGTTGGAACAGCTGCTGAAACGACTGCAGATGCAATTGAATATACGCAACAAGCAGAACAAGCAGGAGCAGATGCTGCTCTTTTAATTAACTCGTATTATGCACATCCAAAAGAGAATGAAATTTATGCACATTTTAAAGCAGTTGCGGAATCTGTAAAATTCCCGATTATGATTTATAACAACCCATTCACATCAGGTGTTGATATTAGCACAGAAACAATTTTACAAGTCGGTCGTGACGTTGAAAATATTACACATATTAAAGAATCAAGCGGTGGTATTGGTAAAGTACGAGATATCGCAAGACAAGGGGAAGGTTTCATTAAAGTATTCTGTGGTTCTGAAGACCTTGCCATGGAGTCGTTCCTTGTTGGGGCAACAGGTTGGATTTCCGTTTCTGGTAACATTGTTCCTGGACTTGTAACTGCAATGTACAATCATGTACAAAATGGTGAAATGGATAAAGCTTGGGCTCTTTATGATCAATTATTGCCGCTTTGCGAATATCTCGAGGGCTCTGGGAAATATGTTCAAATTGCGAAAAGGGCTATGGAGTTGAAAGGTTGCGCAGGAGGTCCCTGTCGTTTGCCGCGTCTACCATTGAGTGAAGAAGAAGATGCAAAGTTAAAGGAATTAATGGCTGGTCTAGGTGTACTAAGAGACTGA
- a CDS encoding aldehyde dehydrogenase family protein, with protein MLTINYELKPKVKAFLEGVKGLYINGEYVEAISGKTFNVIDPATEEIIAKVSEAQAEDIEIAVASARKAFDEGEWTKMDAATRSRLIYKFADLLEANREELAQLETLDNGKPYEVALADDVDGTVQHFRYYAGWATKITGQTVQVSPDYLNYIVHEPVGVVGQVIPWNFPLAMAAWKLGAALAVGCTVVIKPASETPLSLLYAAELFKKAGFPDGVVNVVPGAGRIAGEAIIKHKDVDKLAFTGSTAVGKEVMKIAAEQVKGITLELGGKSPSIVLEDANIEEAIEGTFAGTMYNHGQNCSACTRVFVHRNLYTRFVDAFTEKAKSLKVGAGMDPTTDMGPLVSAKQQKTVLDYIEKGKAEGARLVAGGEKAFDKGFFVQPTVFADVEDHMTIAREEIFGPVLSLFVFDTVEEVIKRANESEYGLAASVWTENIKKGHYIASKLKAGTVWVNDFGLEWETMPFGGYKQSGVGREMGGEYGLANYTEVKSVFVNMKQ; from the coding sequence ATGCTAACGATAAATTATGAATTGAAACCAAAAGTTAAAGCGTTTTTGGAAGGTGTAAAAGGTCTTTACATCAACGGTGAATACGTAGAGGCAATCAGCGGAAAAACGTTTAATGTTATTGATCCAGCAACAGAGGAAATCATTGCAAAGGTTAGTGAAGCACAAGCAGAAGATATTGAAATTGCAGTTGCGTCGGCTCGTAAAGCTTTTGACGAAGGCGAATGGACAAAAATGGATGCAGCGACACGTTCCCGTCTTATCTATAAGTTTGCAGACTTATTGGAAGCTAACCGTGAGGAACTAGCACAACTAGAGACACTTGATAACGGAAAGCCCTACGAAGTCGCACTTGCTGACGACGTAGACGGAACGGTACAACATTTCCGCTATTACGCAGGATGGGCAACGAAAATTACTGGTCAAACGGTACAAGTATCACCAGATTATTTGAACTATATTGTTCACGAGCCTGTTGGGGTTGTCGGTCAAGTCATTCCTTGGAACTTCCCACTTGCGATGGCTGCTTGGAAACTTGGAGCTGCATTAGCTGTAGGTTGTACAGTAGTTATTAAACCAGCTAGTGAAACTCCTTTATCACTCCTATATGCAGCAGAACTTTTCAAAAAAGCTGGTTTTCCAGATGGTGTAGTTAACGTTGTTCCAGGAGCAGGTCGTATTGCAGGAGAAGCAATTATTAAACACAAAGATGTGGATAAACTAGCTTTTACCGGCTCGACGGCTGTCGGTAAAGAAGTTATGAAAATAGCCGCTGAGCAAGTGAAAGGAATTACGTTAGAGCTTGGTGGGAAATCTCCTTCAATCGTCTTAGAAGATGCGAACATCGAAGAAGCAATTGAAGGCACATTCGCGGGAACAATGTACAACCATGGCCAAAACTGTAGTGCATGTACACGCGTTTTCGTTCATCGGAATCTTTACACTCGTTTCGTTGATGCGTTTACAGAAAAGGCAAAATCATTAAAAGTTGGAGCTGGAATGGATCCGACGACTGATATGGGGCCCCTTGTTTCTGCTAAACAACAAAAAACAGTACTCGATTATATCGAGAAAGGAAAAGCAGAAGGTGCACGCCTCGTAGCAGGTGGTGAAAAGGCATTTGATAAAGGGTTCTTCGTCCAACCAACTGTATTTGCTGATGTCGAAGACCATATGACAATTGCACGCGAAGAAATCTTTGGACCTGTCCTTTCTCTTTTTGTTTTTGACACAGTAGAAGAGGTTATTAAACGTGCAAATGAGAGCGAGTATGGACTAGCTGCAAGCGTTTGGACAGAAAACATTAAAAAAGGCCACTACATCGCGAGCAAACTTAAAGCTGGAACCGTTTGGGTCAATGATTTTGGACTTGAATGGGAAACAATGCCATTCGGTGGCTATAAACAATCTGGTGTTGGTCGCGAGATGGGCGGAGAATACGGATTAGCAAACTATACAGAAGTAAAAAGTGTATTCGTGAATATGAAGCAATAA